A region of Moorena producens PAL-8-15-08-1 DNA encodes the following proteins:
- the vapC gene encoding type II toxin-antitoxin system tRNA(fMet)-specific endonuclease VapC — protein sequence MSYLLDTNVCIRLLNNTSPAVTSRLATEQPETIFISSITEMELYYGAYRSAKQSINLALLQRFFSQFRILPLDTNPARIAGQIRADLAARGTPIGPYDLQIAAIALANDLIVVTHNTAEFSRVRGLRIEDWELD from the coding sequence TTGAGCTACCTTTTGGATACCAATGTTTGCATTCGGCTGTTGAACAATACCAGTCCGGCGGTGACATCTCGCCTTGCTACCGAACAACCAGAGACTATTTTTATCAGCTCCATAACCGAAATGGAGTTATATTACGGTGCTTATCGTAGTGCCAAACAGTCAATAAATTTAGCACTTTTGCAACGATTTTTCAGTCAGTTTAGGATTCTACCGCTAGACACCAATCCTGCCAGAATAGCAGGACAAATTAGGGCTGATTTAGCAGCTAGGGGAACACCAATCGGACCTTATGATTTACAAATCGCTGCGATCGCCCTTGCTAATGATTTAATTGTGGTTACCCATAATACGGCTGAATTTAGCAGAGTTCGTGGACTACGCATTGAAGATTGGGAGCTGGACTAG
- a CDS encoding SufE family protein, with amino-acid sequence MSATSSPLPEALARIVERFQRRKDPKQRYQQLLWYAKKLQAMPETDKVPENKVPGCVSQVYITANLDDGKVLYQGDSDAQLVKGLVALLIEGLNGLTPTEIVNLSPDFIQDIGLNASLTPSRANGFYNIFQTMKKKALGYQLGMSSRELN; translated from the coding sequence ATGTCAGCCACCTCCAGCCCTTTACCAGAAGCTCTTGCTCGGATTGTAGAACGTTTTCAGCGGCGCAAAGACCCCAAGCAACGGTATCAGCAGTTGCTGTGGTACGCCAAGAAGCTTCAGGCAATGCCAGAAACCGATAAAGTACCAGAAAACAAAGTTCCTGGCTGCGTGTCCCAGGTTTATATCACCGCTAACTTGGATGATGGCAAAGTCTTGTATCAGGGAGACTCAGATGCCCAATTGGTTAAAGGATTAGTAGCGTTGTTGATTGAAGGCTTGAATGGACTGACGCCAACAGAGATTGTCAACCTATCTCCTGACTTTATTCAAGACATCGGATTGAATGCTAGTTTAACCCCTTCTCGCGCTAATGGATTTTACAACATTTTCCAGACCATGAAGAAGAAGGCTCTGGGATATCAGTTGGGAATGTCTTCGAGAGAATTAAATTGA
- a CDS encoding cation diffusion facilitator family transporter — protein MLNCNRLGCLCQTSVSLGKVQRLKRVIVLITIFAVLEMVVGFVSHSLTLKADSAHMLADIVAMSIALLAAWLAQGSSKSRKQMSNQPIEVLAGLINSIGLLAMSVWIGREAIAHLQGTPEEILSLPMLVTALIGVVINSINLYWLGENTEQDLNLRGAFLHVLADVVGSIGTIIAALAVGIFNWPQADAIISFSVAILIGLSTLPLLRQTLQLTRTRAIEKPPHELGWLELGKTDLVSLIKLKED, from the coding sequence ATGCTCAATTGCAACAGATTAGGTTGTTTGTGCCAGACCAGCGTATCTCTGGGTAAGGTTCAGCGGTTGAAGAGGGTGATTGTATTAATCACAATCTTTGCTGTACTCGAAATGGTTGTCGGCTTTGTTAGCCACAGTTTAACTCTCAAAGCTGATTCGGCTCACATGCTGGCAGATATTGTAGCAATGAGTATTGCTTTGCTTGCTGCATGGCTGGCTCAAGGCTCCTCGAAGTCTCGAAAGCAAATGAGCAATCAACCGATTGAGGTTTTGGCTGGTCTGATCAATAGTATCGGTCTACTGGCTATGTCTGTATGGATTGGGCGAGAAGCGATCGCCCATCTGCAAGGGACACCTGAGGAAATCCTCAGTTTGCCGATGCTAGTCACTGCCTTAATTGGCGTAGTGATCAACAGCATTAACCTCTATTGGCTAGGGGAAAATACTGAGCAAGACCTCAATCTGCGTGGTGCATTTTTGCATGTACTGGCAGACGTAGTTGGCTCAATCGGCACTATAATAGCTGCTTTGGCGGTTGGAATTTTCAACTGGCCTCAGGCGGATGCGATCATCAGCTTTAGTGTAGCTATTTTAATTGGCTTAAGTACTCTTCCGCTGCTGCGGCAAACCCTGCAACTAACTAGGACGAGGGCGATAGAAAAACCCCCTCATGAGTTAGGCTGGCTAGAGTTAGGAAAGACTGATTTAGTGTCTTTGATAAAACTCAAAGAGGATTGA